The Culex quinquefasciatus strain JHB chromosome 2, VPISU_Cqui_1.0_pri_paternal, whole genome shotgun sequence genome contains the following window.
tttttactgtgtacagattttaatgtaacaccttaaccccttaactctgactccaaaacaagtttcaaaacaaaaaaatatgacaaataacTTCATCCAACATTATTAAGATTAGCCTATTCAAgcctccattaaaaaaaaaaaacaacctcgaagctctgttgaaaaaaaagttattatcgtttatccgttacaggtaaaaaaacgctcattttgctcaatgagcaaaaatgagcgcgagcacgagcaatgagcattttcgctcataaaataaatgagcacacacgagcacgagcaaacgtgagctagctcgcgtcgcgctcctcctcacgaatgagcgaaaaatgctcgctcatgagcggatgagcgctcaaaatcgcaacactgcctcactgaggcaaggctacaaaatcactcgaaaaatgaacttcttaaatacacctcctagatataccttcacgtatacctatcgactcagaatcaaattctgaacaaatgtatgtggggatgtgtgtagacatgattttttccacacgattatctcagaactggctgaaccgattttggccggatccgccttattctgttcgttttggggtcccctaagaccctattaaattatattctgtttagtgaagtacttttaaagttatgccatgatttttttttttgtagctacaaaaaagggtgatttttgcataacctcaaaggccggatctTTTTTCCAACGCGCGGgagtcgcgcagcatgcatATCGCCCGGTTACcacatcgagaaattaaaaagagagatgtgagccggtaacatggaatGAAACTTTCGCAAGTGTtatggaaaacttcacagcagcttgacagaaagtttaactccatgttgcacttttaatttacccactcggaaaataatctggtaaatttgagtgtctggcgctggcggacgtttgtcgtgcagttcagacacatttggcacacttatcctagacaagttttgcgtaacgccagatgaatctggcgaaaatcgggGGAAAGTTCTGCcagctgtctggcacaaaaatcaaccggtttaatcggttgaaccgtgcacgaccggtttgtgtcatattcgccagaaatcatggcagaaatctggggtaaatctgggggaaattctgccagatggctggcgcaagcccccagacgaacgccagaattgtgtccgccatttccgaccgggTTCTCGATTGCTTAaacagtgtctgcgtctcttctgaaaaaagtctgtattaattatgttgctgaatacatcatttcgacgccaacatttcaataagcatcatgtacaaaccatgcgttttgagaaaaacgcatttgaatgttgagcatcaattttcaattcccattttaatataaaagcaaaataatatgttcttatgataacaaacgatgaaaaacgttgctttcattgatacttgatcatccaaattcaataaaacattatttctgtaattttatttgagaaaaacaaacataacttcttttgtaatcaccaacgtctatatcaccctgctgtcattgaggaggacgctttgttatgatttgtttttcttcgccaaatgtacatggcgctttgttcatgttgcttttttttcgtcacgaggttcatgtagtcttttgtttgacaggttgacagggctatataaacagggactgctgatggcagagattttgtttatgttactttatttaaaatcatgattaaacagactttactgaagtaacttttgctcatttttggtggagaggtagcttattagaagtactttcagaatatacaataacccagaaagtgtcaaaatgtacatgatgccttttgaaatgttaccgtcgattttgtctcgacaaagatttacatgaactttttactgaaatatcgagaaattaaaaagagagatgtgagccggtaacatggagtgaaactttcgcagctgtcatggtaaacatcacagcagcttgacagaaagtttaactccatgttgcacttttaatttctcgatacaactcataagacattgtttactTAGACTAGGGGtacagcatgcaattccatcgtgcacccaatgttggcatatcagcactttcaaattcaattacagccccctttctcctttattttgaagagttggaaaaaaagttcaagatggtatgtcagagacataaccgaaagacataggaccaaacaatttgaatgtgtttttggattgctagtgaaatctgaaataagattattttattttgtttcatagatttgtcggcaaaattgtcataaatgttctcccaaggtgaaccttctatgagggcaccggccactccaggttgtggccactacggtcgaaatgtcaattttcatgttcagtatcaaaaccatgaattttgatatccatattgccacaactcgtatggttgtgttaaagaccctccgggccccggggaaacctgctttgagatcaccggtcactcaaggttgtggccactactgtcggaatgtcaattttcatgtacagtatcaaaaaccatgaattttgataccaatatgcctcaactcgtatggttctgtaaaaagtcctccgggccccgggggaacctgctttaagggcaccggccactccaggttgtggccactactgtcaaaatggccattattatgttcagtatcaaaaaccatgaattttgatacccatattgccacaactcgtatgtttctgtaaatgtccccccaggccccggaggaaccttttttgagggcactggccactccaggctgtggccactactgtcaaaatggccattattatgttcagtataaaaaatcatgaattttgatacccatattgccacaactcgtatgtttctgtaaatgtccccccaggccccgggggaaccttctttgagggcaacggccactccaggttgtggccactactgtcaaaatggccattattatgttcagtataaaaaaccatgaattttgatacccatattgccacaactcgtatgtttctgtaaatgtccccccaggccccgagggaaccttctttgagggcaccggccactccaggttgtggccactactgtcaaaatggccattattatgttcagtataaaaaatcatgaattttgatacccatattgccacaactcgtatgtttctgtaattgtccccccaggccccgagggaaccttctttgagggcaacggccactccaggttgtggccactactgtcaaaatggccattattatgttcagtataaaaaaaccatgaattttgatacccatattgccacaactcgtatgtttctgtaaatgtccccccaggccccgggaaccttctttgagggcaacggccactccaggttgtggccactactgtcaaaatggccattattatgttcagtataaaaaaccatgaattttgatacccatattgccacaactcgtatgtttctgtaaatgtccccccaggccccgagggaaccttctttgagggcaccggccactccaggttgtggccactactgtcaaaatggccattattatgttcagtataaaaaatcatgaattttgatacccatattgccacaactcgtatgtttctgtaattgtccccccaggccccgagggaaccttctttgagggcaccggccactccaggttgtggccactactgtcaaaatggccattattatgttcagtatcaataaccataaaatttgatacccatattgccacaactcgtatgtttctgtaattgtccccccaggccccgagggaaccttctttgagggcaccggccactccaggttgtggccactactgtcaaaatggccattattatgttcagtatcaaaaaccatgaattttgatacccatattgccacaactcgtatgtttctgtaaatgtccccccaggccccgggggaaccttctttaaggccaccggccactccaggttttggccaccactgtcgaattggccatttttcatgagaaccgccgcatcatagcgacttccacgccgtccgcttcgctcgaatttcctccttctgctgccggtggttcttccttctggttgctggtcctcttcttctattggccgctgctgctgctgctccgcgccggcccgacgtgcacagttcgagtgctcgttccaaagtgacttgcttttgcgaaattttctgcttaaatagcgacacagccggagaacggcacaaagggcgcggtctcgaatgcatacgcttgctctgattggtcatctgtccgatttgtactgaaaaattactcattttgattgcatgttttaagtgctttaactatgtttagtcagactatctatgtagttaaacaatagctgaagtcttcctctttcgattggtggtccaaccatctggattgattcacagggaaaaaagatataagcgttcaaaatgtccccttttttaacgcttaaaagtgacgctttggatcgaatttctgaactggccccccaatatagtaagtaaagacatagtcctatgtcaaaaggaTTGTAAATTGCTGTTCtggtaaaaactaaaaaataatatttttttaaactcttaaataatttgtaaaaacaaccaaaaatacaacatgagtgtgaggaaggcaccaaccacctaaaggtggattaagtatcgttttttttaatttatattatgTGAGCCTCTCAAGTTCTtatctttattttaattaaGTTATAGTTCTGATTCTGGTCTCATATTTCTATTGTTTTACAGAAAAACAAAGACGcaagcagaaaaaaatgcaaGAGCTTATCGAAAAGGGTAAAATCGTCCGCTTCCTGATGCGCTCGCGCAGTTTTACCCTAATCGAAGCAAGACACATTGCCAAAACAGTTCCGTCCCTCAACACCCACACCCGGCCACCGATTCCGGTCCGCATGACGCATTTAAAATATCCGGAGAATTTCATCGGCAGCTCCGTACCGGACGACCCCAAGTTCCAAGCTGTGCAGTCGTTCATTCTGGATGTCGTCGAACAGTGGAACGCTGCTCCGATAGTGGACTTTGTGCGCATTTCCGGCTACATTATCGTGCTGACCGTGGACCGGGGTAGTGAGCGGCTCGTGCGCAGCCTGATGGGCGACCTTTGGAACCGAGGGACCCGCCTTAGGGAGCCCACCCCCGAGGAGGTGGCGAAGTTTCACGAGAAGCGTTACGAGTCGGGACTGTTGAGGCCTAAACTGACGCCGCGCTGCACTAAGGAAGCTAAGAATTGGAGAGAGTTCTTGACTGGCCAACCGATTGTGGAGTCGGACGATTCCGACAGTGAAGATTGAGCAATTGAAGTCAATTCTTTATTTAGTTCAAAAAGTTCATTTGTCATAAGAAATCAATTCTTAGATTAAACATAACATTGTCCATATGTATCtgatacataaaatttaacaaaataaaccaACCTTTCGGAGATCCGTCAGAAGCGTTTCTTAGTATTTTTCCTGCTTGATCGATCTGTTGAGCAATTTGAGGGCAATGAATTGGTTGATTTGGTGCTTGGTAGGTACCTTAACGCGCAACCCGGAGATTTTCATCTTCGGAATCAGACTGCGCACAAACCAAGCGCTTTCCATGTTCTGTGTCAGCACCATtacgtaccgcccctccatcagCAGCAGATCCAGCAGATAGGCGGCCTTCCGGTGGAACACGGCGTCCAGAATGAAGGTCTGAATCCGCTCAAAGAGCTCCTCGGTGCAGCCGGCGGAAGGGTAATTTATCGGCGAAATCCGAACCGGAACCGGAACGTTTGCAACGTTTCTGATGATGCTCGGCGATTCGCGGATGATTTCGCGTGCTTCTTCGAAGGTAATGTCGCCCGTGGCCATGAGGAACTGGGTGGCTTGTTTACGTTCTGTTGGCATTAGAGGAGGACGATCTTAGCTGTGTTTAATTTAAGTATTACTTTACTTACTCTTGCTATTCATGTTCATTTTTACAGGATATTGACGGTAAAAGTAAAAGATTCAAGGAGTTCTTGTCCACATTCACCGTGCAGCCGAAAATTACAACCAATTTCGATTTGATGACAGTGACAAATGTCTAACCTGCAACTGAAAATGTCAAGAAAAGATTTTCAGTCGCAGGGTGACGAAGGAGCGGCCTCGTGTACACTGTTATAACTTTAACCCACTTTTGTGACAGGAATAAGTAAACTacactcaaaat
Protein-coding sequences here:
- the LOC119767222 gene encoding uncharacterized protein LOC119767222; translation: MNMNSKKRKQATQFLMATGDITFEEAREIIRESPSIIRNVANVPVPVRISPINYPSAGCTEELFERIQTFILDAVFHRKAAYLLDLLLMEGRYVMVLTQNMESAWFVRSLIPKMKISGLRVKVPTKHQINQFIALKLLNRSIKQEKY